One genomic region from Leifsonia poae encodes:
- a CDS encoding response regulator produces the protein MVAGEWTRRALVVEDHALMRSLLTAALRGRGFVVDDHSDAAGALAALTGFDPDLLVTDIDLGVRPNGVELASIVRARAPHVAVVFLTNLPRETVAAQDRELAVLASFVNKGAAESIDDIVDAIEAALADRPLSNDLPLGDARAALLRLSATQLDTVRHLAAGASNAEIARRRGVSVRAVEKSVERIFAALALTADEAVTPRVAAAGLYIATFGHPDPLRALARS, from the coding sequence GTGGTGGCGGGCGAGTGGACACGGCGAGCCCTGGTGGTCGAAGACCACGCATTGATGCGCTCGCTCCTCACCGCTGCCCTGCGAGGCCGGGGGTTCGTGGTCGACGATCACAGTGACGCCGCCGGAGCCCTCGCCGCACTCACCGGATTCGATCCGGATCTGCTCGTGACCGACATCGACCTGGGCGTGCGGCCCAACGGTGTCGAGCTCGCCTCGATCGTGCGCGCGCGGGCGCCGCACGTCGCCGTCGTCTTCCTCACCAATCTGCCGCGCGAGACGGTCGCCGCCCAGGATCGAGAACTCGCGGTGCTGGCGTCGTTCGTGAACAAGGGGGCTGCCGAGTCCATCGACGACATCGTCGACGCGATCGAGGCGGCGCTCGCCGACCGACCGCTGTCGAACGATCTCCCGCTCGGGGATGCACGCGCAGCCCTGCTCCGGCTCAGTGCGACACAGCTCGACACCGTTCGGCACCTGGCCGCCGGTGCGTCCAACGCCGAGATCGCGCGGCGACGCGGCGTCTCGGTGCGCGCGGTGGAGAAGAGCGTCGAGCGGATCTTCGCCGCGCTCGCCCTCACCGCCGATGAGGCGGTGACACCCCGGGTGGCGGCCGCCGGCCTGTACATCGCGACGTTCGGGCATCCGGATCCGCTCCGCGCGCTCGCCCGATCATGA